The genomic region TCAGCCGACAGGATCTCACGGCAGATGTCGAGCATTGCTGCCAGATGGTCGAAGAGCTGCCAAACCTCGCCGTTCGGGCCACGGCCGAACTTGGGCGGGTCGGTCAGGATGATGTCATAACGGCTGCCGCGCCGTTCTTCGCGCTGAATGAACTTCATCGCATCGTCGCAGATCCAACGGATCGGCAGCTTTTCGGCGCGCGTCAGCGTCTGGTTTTCGCGCGCCCAGCCGATCGCCTTTTTGGACGCGTCGACATGCGTCACCTCGGCGCCCGCCTTGGCGGCAATCAGCGAGGCGACGCCAGTGTACCCGAAGAGATTGAGAACCTTAAGCGGCCGCCCGGCCGTCGCCACCTGATCCTTCACCCAGGACCAATGGGCAAGCTGCTCGGGGAAAACGCCGACGTGGCGAAACGAGGTGAAGCGGCCGAGAAAATCGGTATCGAGAAGCTGCATCGGCCAGGTTTCGCCAAGCACCTCCCGCGGGAAGCGCCAGCGCCCCATCCCGTCTTCGTCGGTATCACCTGTGAAGACCGCATCGGCATTCTCCCAAACCGAGGGCGGCAGCGCCTTCGGCCAAAGCGCCTGCGCTTCGGGGCGGACGATGCGATAGGGTCCGTATTGTTCGAGCTTCTCGCCGTTGCCGCTGTCGATCAGATGATAGCCTGCCGTCGCCGCCGTCTCGAGGATGAGCGGCACGGTCTCGGCCGGCTTGTCGCCAGTTCGTTGCCGCACGGGACGCGTTGGGAGCGCCTCTTGGGCGGATCGCTGCCGCTCGCCCTTCTCCGGCGCGACTTTTGCGGGCGGTCCACCGCTCCTGGCCTTGACCCCAGGCCCCTTCACGGGCGGGTGCCGTTGCTCGTGGCGACCGCCACGGGCCTCAGCGCCCCGGCCTTTCGCCGCCGTGACCGAGGCGTTCTTCGACCGCCGATCTTTTTCTTTCACGCGCTGATCCTTGGACTCAAATCAAACCACTCGGCGTATCCGCTCGTGAGCCGAAGCCGCATCCAGTCGGCCCTTCACACCCTCCGTCGGGCGGGCGATACGCTTAAACCGTGCAAATAGCACTGCCGATGCTCTTGGCAAAGCCGTTTCCGATTTGCCAAGATCGAAGCCGGGAGCAGAACGGGAGGAACAGGCATGGAGATGACCGGCGAAGAACGCATCGCGGCGCGACGCGACGCAGTTTGGCAATACTTGAACGATCCGGAGACCCTGAGGCGATGCATTCCGGGTTGCCAGTCGCTCGAGATGAAATCGCCGACGGAGCTGACGGCCGTGGTCAAGGTGAAGATCGGACCAGTTTCGGCGACCTTCAACGGCAGTGTCGTCCTTTCCAACCTCAATCCGCCTCAGAGCTATACGATATCGGGCGAAGGCAAGGGCGGCATTGCCGGTTTTGCCAAGGGCGGGGCAGACGTCACGATTGTGGAGGAG from Sinorhizobium garamanticum harbors:
- a CDS encoding class I SAM-dependent rRNA methyltransferase; this encodes MKEKDRRSKNASVTAAKGRGAEARGGRHEQRHPPVKGPGVKARSGGPPAKVAPEKGERQRSAQEALPTRPVRQRTGDKPAETVPLILETAATAGYHLIDSGNGEKLEQYGPYRIVRPEAQALWPKALPPSVWENADAVFTGDTDEDGMGRWRFPREVLGETWPMQLLDTDFLGRFTSFRHVGVFPEQLAHWSWVKDQVATAGRPLKVLNLFGYTGVASLIAAKAGAEVTHVDASKKAIGWARENQTLTRAEKLPIRWICDDAMKFIQREERRGSRYDIILTDPPKFGRGPNGEVWQLFDHLAAMLDICREILSADARGLVLTAYSIRASFYSIHELMRETMRGRGGRVESGELIIREGGLDGKEPGRALSTSLFSRWVPK
- a CDS encoding SRPBCC family protein — translated: MEMTGEERIAARRDAVWQYLNDPETLRRCIPGCQSLEMKSPTELTAVVKVKIGPVSATFNGSVVLSNLNPPQSYTISGEGKGGIAGFAKGGADVTIVEEGDETVLRYDVKAEVGGKIAQLGSRLIDSTAKKLAQQFFADFNLAVSGEAEAAS